The Agrobacterium vitis genome has a segment encoding these proteins:
- the ftsH gene encoding ATP-dependent zinc metalloprotease FtsH has protein sequence MNPNFRNLALWAIIALLLVALFSMFQTSPSQTSSREIPYSQFLREVDSGRVRDVTVTGNRIIGSYGENGAAFQTYAPVVDDNLLEKLQTKNVMIVARPESDGSSGFLSYLGTLLPMLLILGVWLFFMRQMQGGSRGAMGFGKSKAKLLTEAHGRVTFEDVAGVDEAKQDLEEIVEFLRDPQKFQRLGGKIPRGVLLVGPPGTGKTLLARSVAGEANVPFFTISGSDFVEMFVGVGASRVRDMFEQAKKNAPCIIFIDEIDAVGRHRGAGLGGGNDEREQTLNQLLVEMDGFEANEGIILIAATNRPDVLDPALLRPGRFDRQVVVPNPDIIGRERILKVHARNVPLAPNVDLKVLARGTPGFSGADLMNLVNEAALMAARRNKRVVTMAEFEDAKDKIMMGAERRSSAMTEAEKKLTAYHEAGHAITALNVPVADPLHKATIIPRGRALGMVMQLPEGDRYSMSYKWMVSRLVIMMGGRVAEEITFGKENITSGASSDIEQATKLARAMVTQWGFSDILGQVAYGENQQEVFLGHSVSQSKNVSESTAQKIDTEVRRLIDEAYTEARRIITEKHDAFVILAEGLLEYETLSGEEIKALIRGEKPTRDSGEDGPTRSSAVPSTGKKDAPKGGEPEAGLEPQAH, from the coding sequence ATGAACCCAAATTTTAGAAATCTCGCGCTGTGGGCGATCATAGCTTTGCTATTGGTCGCGCTGTTCAGCATGTTCCAGACGTCTCCGTCGCAAACAAGTTCCCGCGAGATTCCCTATTCGCAATTCTTGCGTGAAGTTGATTCGGGCCGCGTTCGCGACGTTACCGTCACCGGTAACCGAATCATCGGCAGCTATGGCGAAAACGGCGCCGCCTTCCAGACCTATGCCCCGGTCGTGGATGACAATCTGCTTGAAAAACTGCAAACCAAGAATGTGATGATCGTTGCTCGTCCCGAGTCCGACGGGTCTTCCGGCTTCCTCAGCTATCTCGGCACTCTGTTGCCCATGCTGCTCATTCTCGGCGTCTGGCTGTTTTTCATGCGTCAGATGCAGGGCGGTTCGCGCGGCGCGATGGGCTTTGGCAAGTCCAAGGCCAAGCTTTTGACCGAAGCGCATGGCCGCGTCACCTTTGAAGACGTGGCTGGCGTCGACGAAGCCAAGCAGGATCTTGAGGAAATCGTTGAATTCCTGCGCGATCCGCAGAAATTCCAGCGTCTCGGCGGCAAAATTCCGCGCGGCGTGCTGCTGGTCGGCCCTCCCGGCACCGGTAAAACCCTGCTGGCCCGGTCGGTCGCAGGCGAGGCCAATGTGCCGTTCTTCACGATTTCAGGTTCTGATTTCGTTGAAATGTTCGTCGGCGTTGGCGCAAGCCGCGTGCGTGACATGTTTGAACAGGCCAAGAAGAATGCACCCTGCATTATCTTCATCGACGAAATCGACGCCGTCGGTCGCCATCGTGGTGCTGGTCTCGGCGGCGGTAATGACGAGCGCGAACAGACGCTGAACCAGCTTCTGGTCGAAATGGACGGCTTCGAGGCCAATGAGGGGATCATCCTGATTGCCGCCACCAACCGTCCCGACGTTCTCGATCCTGCCCTGTTGCGTCCAGGCCGTTTCGACCGTCAAGTCGTGGTGCCAAACCCCGACATCATTGGCCGCGAGCGCATTCTGAAGGTGCATGCCCGCAACGTGCCGCTGGCTCCCAATGTCGATCTCAAGGTTCTCGCCCGTGGCACGCCCGGTTTTTCCGGTGCTGACCTGATGAACCTTGTCAACGAAGCCGCCCTGATGGCTGCACGCCGCAACAAGCGCGTCGTCACCATGGCCGAATTCGAAGACGCCAAGGACAAGATCATGATGGGTGCGGAACGCCGTTCCTCCGCCATGACCGAAGCCGAAAAGAAGCTGACCGCCTATCACGAGGCTGGTCATGCGATCACCGCTCTGAACGTGCCGGTCGCCGACCCGCTGCATAAGGCGACCATCATCCCGCGTGGCCGCGCCCTTGGCATGGTCATGCAATTGCCGGAAGGCGACCGCTACTCCATGAGCTACAAGTGGATGGTGTCGCGTCTGGTGATCATGATGGGTGGCCGTGTTGCCGAAGAAATCACCTTCGGCAAGGAAAACATCACCTCCGGCGCGTCTTCTGACATCGAGCAGGCCACCAAGCTTGCCCGCGCCATGGTGACCCAATGGGGCTTTTCCGATATCCTCGGTCAGGTTGCCTATGGTGAAAACCAGCAGGAAGTGTTCCTTGGCCATTCTGTCTCGCAGAGCAAGAATGTCTCCGAATCAACCGCGCAGAAGATCGACACCGAAGTGCGCCGACTGATTGACGAAGCCTATACCGAGGCCCGTCGTATCATCACCGAGAAACACGATGCCTTCGTTATTCTGGCCGAAGGCCTGCTGGAATACGAAACCCTCTCGGGTGAGGAAATCAAGGCGCTGATCCGTGGCGAAAAGCCAACCCGCGACAGCGGCGAAGATGGCCCAACCCGCAGCTCTGCGGTTCCCTCCACCGGTAAGAAGGACGCGCCTAAGGGCGGCGAACCGGAAGCCGGACTGGAACCCCAGGCGCATTGA
- the tilS gene encoding tRNA lysidine(34) synthetase TilS, producing the protein MTDTLSAISPEAAIAAFLDRINDPLRLLVAISGGSDSTGLLLALHEQLHAMLAKPVTLHAATIDHGLRDGSAAEAETVAALCATLGIPHVIRRWTGDKPKTGISAAARAARYRLLAGIAKEIGAAAILTGHTADDQIETIAMREKRSRNPRATGLAGMAESVLFENSIWITRPLLRSRRQAIRAFLQDRGHGWVDDPSNDNPAYERARIRANLSTDQQPGLPQNERLSLSQRAAALVSTHATMPLPGLVDLDNALFEAPRAILSHALQALIATVGGQPHGPGQDALVRLIALCEQPPGARLTLGRCLAHRHRHGIYLVREGRNLPHGRVKPGETVLWDGRWHISNIGRAESPVQPGGTETDQTSPTLPTSSLPASPLPVSLAALARQSLPGIGPNLHATPVIAPYQGFLPGFDWPLAVALAGLFDAPGFLSPCF; encoded by the coding sequence ATGACGGACACTCTATCCGCCATCTCTCCTGAAGCCGCCATTGCCGCTTTCCTCGACAGAATAAATGATCCGCTGCGCCTTCTGGTGGCGATTTCCGGCGGCAGCGATTCGACCGGCCTGCTGCTTGCGCTGCATGAACAACTGCACGCCATGCTAGCAAAACCCGTCACCCTTCACGCCGCCACCATCGATCACGGTCTTCGCGATGGCTCCGCCGCAGAAGCCGAAACTGTCGCGGCGCTCTGCGCAACGCTCGGCATTCCCCATGTGATTCGCCGCTGGACAGGCGACAAGCCGAAAACCGGAATTTCCGCCGCCGCCCGGGCCGCCCGCTACCGGCTGCTGGCCGGGATCGCCAAAGAGATCGGCGCTGCTGCCATCCTGACCGGCCATACCGCCGACGATCAGATCGAGACCATCGCCATGCGCGAGAAACGCAGTCGAAACCCTAGGGCGACCGGCCTTGCGGGTATGGCAGAATCCGTCCTGTTTGAAAATTCCATCTGGATCACCCGACCGCTTCTGCGCTCGCGTCGCCAAGCCATCCGCGCATTCTTGCAGGACCGTGGGCATGGCTGGGTCGATGATCCCAGCAATGACAATCCCGCCTATGAGCGCGCCCGTATCCGAGCCAACCTCTCAACGGACCAGCAGCCCGGCCTGCCGCAGAATGAGCGCCTGTCTCTGTCGCAACGAGCCGCCGCTTTAGTCTCCACCCATGCCACCATGCCTCTGCCAGGACTTGTCGATCTCGATAATGCCCTGTTCGAGGCACCCCGTGCGATCCTTAGCCATGCCTTGCAGGCACTGATTGCAACTGTGGGAGGCCAGCCGCATGGGCCTGGGCAGGATGCGCTTGTGCGCCTCATCGCCCTTTGCGAACAGCCGCCTGGTGCCAGACTGACACTGGGCCGCTGCCTTGCACATCGTCATCGCCACGGCATCTATCTGGTACGTGAAGGGCGCAATCTGCCGCATGGTCGTGTGAAACCAGGTGAGACCGTGCTGTGGGACGGCCGCTGGCACATCAGCAATATCGGCCGGGCGGAAAGCCCGGTGCAGCCGGGTGGAACCGAAACAGATCAGACGTCCCCCACCCTGCCGACCTCGTCCCTCCCCGCCTCGCCCTTGCCCGTTTCACTGGCAGCGCTGGCACGCCAATCTCTCCCCGGGATCGGTCCAAACCTGCACGCCACGCCTGTGATTGCCCCCTACCAGGGGTTTCTCCCGGGGTTCGACTGGCCGCTCGCCGTGGCTTTGGCGGGTCTTTTCGACGCACCAGGCTTTTTATCACCCTGTTTTTAA
- the ybgF gene encoding tol-pal system protein YbgF, producing MKRLVVAGMVGMTAILAPPILGVQAGSSALAFSLFERQHTPPAPVSDMPVQQVQQQGSDIVQVQQLQDQIRQLNGRIEDMSYQLLQMQETIRKAQEDNEFRFQELEKKRSDAGSPGQASPSVAARQPAGGSDGVGQIIGETAGSQATSPAGGGRSAAPGEMTLGSIEMDNSGNPVGASVNGAAGSNASALPGTAPVGQSGTKTASLGGEQDLYQIAYSHVLSGDYKAAEGEFRDFISRYPKSGKAADANFWLGEAQYSQARYKDSAETFLKAYQSYGKTPKAPEMLLKLGMSLAALDNKDTACATLREVNKRYPDASKAVQNKAASEQKRLAC from the coding sequence ATGAAGAGACTTGTCGTGGCCGGGATGGTGGGAATGACTGCAATTCTCGCCCCCCCAATCCTCGGAGTCCAAGCGGGCAGCAGTGCCTTGGCCTTTTCGCTTTTCGAACGCCAGCACACGCCGCCAGCGCCAGTCAGCGACATGCCAGTGCAGCAGGTCCAGCAGCAGGGCAGTGACATCGTCCAAGTCCAGCAATTGCAGGACCAGATCCGCCAGTTGAACGGCCGGATCGAGGACATGAGCTACCAGCTGCTGCAAATGCAGGAAACCATCCGCAAGGCGCAGGAAGATAACGAATTCCGATTCCAGGAGCTGGAAAAAAAAAGAAGTGACGCAGGCTCCCCCGGCCAGGCCAGCCCGTCGGTAGCGGCGCGCCAGCCGGCTGGTGGCAGTGACGGTGTTGGCCAGATCATCGGAGAAACCGCTGGCAGCCAGGCAACAAGCCCGGCTGGCGGCGGACGCTCCGCAGCCCCCGGTGAAATGACGCTGGGCTCAATCGAAATGGACAACAGCGGCAATCCGGTCGGTGCCAGCGTCAATGGTGCGGCAGGTTCCAACGCCAGCGCTCTGCCGGGTACGGCACCTGTCGGTCAGAGCGGAACCAAAACCGCGTCGCTCGGCGGCGAGCAGGATCTCTATCAGATCGCCTATAGCCATGTGCTATCGGGCGACTACAAGGCAGCGGAAGGCGAATTCCGCGATTTCATCAGCCGCTATCCGAAAAGCGGCAAGGCCGCGGATGCCAATTTCTGGCTGGGCGAAGCGCAATATTCGCAGGCTCGCTACAAGGATTCGGCTGAGACCTTCCTCAAGGCCTACCAGAGCTATGGGAAGACCCCCAAGGCACCGGAAATGCTGCTGAAACTCGGCATGTCGCTTGCGGCCCTCGACAACAAGGACACCGCCTGCGCCACCTTGCGCGAGGTGAACAAGCGCTATCCCGACGCCTCCAAGGCCGTCCAGAACAAGGCCGCCAGCGAGCAGAAGCGTCTGGCTTGCTGA
- the pal gene encoding peptidoglycan-associated lipoprotein Pal: MSRTVTPVMSRMQKLASNPAILALAMTLALAGCASKKNMPNSASELGLGGAGAATPGSTQDFTVNVGDRIFFDTDSTSIRADAQQTLDRQAQWLQRYSQYPITVEGHADERGTREYNLALGARRAASTKAYLVSRGIPANRIKTISYGKERPVATCDDISCWSQNRRAVTVLGGAGM, from the coding sequence ATGAGCCGCACTGTAACCCCGGTAATGAGCCGCATGCAAAAGCTTGCCAGCAACCCCGCCATTCTCGCTCTCGCCATGACGCTGGCGCTGGCTGGCTGCGCATCCAAGAAGAACATGCCCAATAGCGCATCCGAGCTTGGCCTTGGCGGCGCAGGTGCTGCAACACCCGGCTCGACCCAGGACTTCACCGTCAATGTCGGCGACCGGATCTTCTTCGACACCGACTCAACCTCGATCCGCGCCGACGCCCAGCAGACGCTGGACCGCCAGGCTCAGTGGTTGCAGCGTTATTCGCAGTATCCGATCACCGTCGAAGGCCATGCCGACGAACGCGGCACCCGCGAATACAACCTGGCGCTCGGCGCCCGCCGTGCCGCATCCACCAAGGCCTATCTCGTGTCGCGCGGCATTCCTGCCAACCGCATCAAGACGATTTCCTACGGCAAGGAACGTCCGGTCGCCACCTGCGACGATATTTCCTGCTGGTCGCAGAACCGCCGCGCCGTAACGGTTCTCGGCGGCGCTGGAATGTAA
- the tolB gene encoding Tol-Pal system beta propeller repeat protein TolB, translated as MKTFSLLRILIVLVGMAGAFATPAMALVEININKGNVEPMPIAIPDFLSANGIGAKISAVVEADLKRSGLFAPVNHGAFIDKQINPDQAPNMQNWTVLNAQALVVGRITQEGDGRLRAEFRLWDTYAGQQMSGQQFYTQPENWRRVAHIIADAIYERITGEKGYFDTRIVFVAESGTKTDRKRQLAIMDQDGENVRMLTNTANLVLTPRFSPNRQEVTYMSFEGNQPRVYLLQLETGQREVVGNFPGMTFSPRFSPDGQRVIMSLQQDANSNIYTMDLRSRTTTRLTSTAAIDTSPSYAPDGRRIVFESDRGGRQQLYVMNSDGSGQTRISFGEGSYSTPVWSPRGDLIAFTKQSGGKFSIGVMKPDGSGERLLTTGFHNEGPTWAPNGRVLMFFRQAAGSGGPQLYSIDLTGYNEQLVKTPSFASDPAWSPLLE; from the coding sequence ATGAAGACATTCTCACTCCTGCGTATCCTGATCGTCCTCGTCGGCATGGCGGGCGCCTTTGCCACGCCGGCCATGGCGCTGGTCGAGATCAACATCAATAAGGGCAATGTCGAGCCGATGCCGATCGCCATTCCCGATTTCCTGTCGGCCAATGGCATCGGCGCGAAGATTTCGGCGGTGGTCGAGGCCGATCTCAAACGCTCCGGTCTGTTCGCCCCGGTCAATCACGGTGCCTTCATCGACAAGCAGATCAATCCCGATCAGGCTCCGAACATGCAGAACTGGACGGTGCTGAACGCCCAGGCCCTGGTGGTTGGTCGCATTACCCAGGAAGGCGATGGCCGCTTGCGCGCCGAATTCCGCCTGTGGGACACCTATGCGGGCCAGCAGATGAGCGGCCAGCAATTCTATACCCAGCCTGAAAACTGGCGTCGCGTCGCCCATATCATCGCCGACGCGATCTATGAGCGCATCACCGGTGAAAAAGGCTATTTCGATACCCGCATCGTCTTCGTGGCCGAAAGCGGAACCAAGACCGACCGCAAGCGCCAGTTGGCCATCATGGACCAGGACGGCGAAAACGTCCGCATGTTGACCAACACCGCCAATCTGGTGCTGACGCCGCGCTTTTCGCCGAACCGCCAGGAAGTGACCTATATGTCCTTCGAGGGCAACCAGCCGCGCGTCTACCTGCTGCAACTGGAAACCGGACAGCGCGAAGTGGTCGGCAATTTTCCCGGCATGACCTTCTCGCCGCGCTTCTCGCCGGATGGTCAGCGGGTGATCATGAGCCTGCAACAGGACGCCAACAGTAACATCTACACGATGGACCTGCGCTCGCGCACCACCACCCGGTTGACCAGCACGGCGGCCATCGATACCTCCCCGTCCTATGCGCCGGATGGACGCCGGATCGTGTTTGAGAGCGACCGTGGCGGACGCCAGCAGCTTTACGTGATGAATTCCGACGGCTCCGGCCAGACCCGCATTTCCTTTGGCGAAGGCTCCTACTCCACTCCGGTCTGGTCGCCCCGCGGAGACTTGATCGCCTTTACCAAGCAATCGGGCGGAAAATTCTCGATCGGCGTGATGAAGCCGGACGGTTCAGGCGAACGGCTTCTGACCACCGGCTTCCATAATGAAGGCCCGACCTGGGCACCGAACGGCCGCGTGCTGATGTTCTTCCGCCAGGCCGCGGGCTCCGGCGGACCGCAGCTCTATTCCATCGACTTGACCGGCTATAACGAGCAATTGGTCAAAACTCCGAGCTTTGCGTCCGACCCAGCCTGGTCGCCGCTTCTCGAATAG
- the tolR gene encoding protein TolR: MGMSVGANGGGGGRRGSRRRGGKRGPVSEINVTPLVDVMLVLLIIFMVAAPMMTVGVPIDLPETQASAMNSDTQPITISVNPAGEIYLQESPIPLEEIVPKLQAIATTGYNERIYVRGDTAAAYGTVMKVMARISSAGYKNIGLVTLQEQDK; this comes from the coding sequence ATGGGCATGTCGGTAGGAGCAAACGGAGGCGGCGGTGGCCGCCGCGGCAGCAGGCGCCGGGGCGGCAAGCGCGGTCCGGTCAGCGAAATCAACGTCACCCCGCTGGTTGACGTGATGCTGGTGTTGTTGATCATCTTCATGGTGGCAGCTCCGATGATGACGGTCGGCGTGCCGATCGACCTGCCGGAAACCCAGGCCAGCGCCATGAATTCCGATACGCAGCCGATCACCATTTCGGTCAATCCGGCTGGCGAAATCTATTTGCAGGAAAGCCCGATCCCGCTTGAGGAAATCGTTCCCAAGCTCCAGGCTATCGCCACCACGGGTTACAATGAACGTATTTATGTGCGCGGCGACACGGCTGCTGCCTATGGCACGGTCATGAAGGTCATGGCGCGCATTTCTTCGGCTGGCTACAAGAATATCGGCCTTGTGACCCTGCAAGAACAGGACAAGTGA
- the tolQ gene encoding protein TolQ, whose protein sequence is MEQVGLAAASHDVSLWALFMQAGWVVKIVMIGLLGASVWTWAIVIDKYVSFAKARRQFDQFEQVFWSGQSLEELYRTLAERNNTGLAAIFVSAMREWKKSFERGARSPIGLQMRIDRSMDVTMAREAEHFEARLGSLATIGSAGPFIGLFGTVIGIMTSFQAIAGSKSTNLAVVAPGIAEALLATAIGLVAAIPAVIAYNKFSGEAGKLSSRMEGFADEFSAILSRQIDEKLQPRQAAE, encoded by the coding sequence ATGGAACAAGTAGGATTGGCAGCCGCAAGCCACGACGTCAGCCTTTGGGCCCTGTTCATGCAGGCAGGCTGGGTCGTGAAAATCGTGATGATCGGGCTTCTGGGCGCCTCCGTCTGGACCTGGGCCATCGTCATCGACAAATATGTCAGCTTCGCCAAGGCGCGCCGCCAGTTCGACCAGTTCGAACAGGTGTTCTGGTCCGGCCAGTCGCTGGAAGAATTGTATCGCACGCTGGCAGAGCGCAACAATACCGGGCTTGCGGCCATATTCGTCTCCGCCATGCGGGAGTGGAAGAAGAGCTTTGAGCGCGGCGCACGTTCGCCCATTGGCTTGCAGATGCGTATCGACCGTTCGATGGATGTCACCATGGCGCGCGAGGCCGAACATTTCGAAGCCCGTCTTGGCTCGCTGGCCACCATCGGTTCGGCTGGTCCCTTCATCGGCCTGTTCGGCACGGTTATCGGTATCATGACCTCGTTCCAGGCGATTGCCGGTTCGAAATCCACCAATCTGGCGGTCGTTGCCCCCGGTATCGCCGAGGCGCTGCTGGCAACGGCCATCGGTCTGGTCGCCGCTATTCCGGCTGTTATCGCCTATAATAAATTTTCCGGCGAAGCGGGCAAACTGTCCTCGCGCATGGAAGGCTTTGCCGACGAGTTTTCCGCCATACTGTCGCGACAGATCGATGAGAAGCTCCAGCCTCGCCAGGCGGCGGAATAA
- the ybgC gene encoding tol-pal system-associated acyl-CoA thioesterase: MTHEFSISGQLIEGGHRLIQRVYYEDTDFSGLVYHARYLHFLERGRTDYLRCLGCEQSELIHADEEGLVFVVHRMELDFKSPARMDDIMTIETITEKAGGAKMVLRQTINSGDRRLIDAKVVIAVVNKFGRPRRLPETIAEKFLGFRPG; this comes from the coding sequence ATGACGCATGAATTTTCCATTTCCGGCCAGCTGATCGAAGGTGGCCATCGTCTCATCCAAAGGGTCTATTATGAGGACACGGATTTTTCCGGGCTGGTCTATCACGCCCGTTATCTGCATTTCCTTGAGCGCGGGCGCACTGATTATCTGCGCTGTCTCGGCTGCGAACAGAGCGAGCTGATCCATGCCGATGAGGAAGGGCTGGTTTTCGTCGTACACCGCATGGAGCTGGATTTCAAAAGCCCGGCGCGGATGGATGACATCATGACCATCGAGACAATCACCGAAAAAGCCGGGGGTGCCAAGATGGTGCTGCGGCAAACCATTAATAGCGGTGACCGCCGGTTGATCGACGCAAAAGTTGTGATTGCCGTCGTTAACAAATTTGGGCGTCCGCGCCGCCTGCCGGAAACGATTGCCGAGAAGTTCCTTGGCTTCAGGCCCGGCTGA
- a CDS encoding DinB family protein, producing the protein MTTDPCRIFRKMARNNTLANARLLTACGGLKPGEFEAPRTSFFPSIKATLNHILTVDWFYVDALEGGTLGPVAFDNEEPFETIDALHKAQSAVDQRLLTLCDALTADALAKDVTVHRGTRLQIERCDDLLFHLFHHQTHHRGQVHAMLTGTSVKPPQLDEFITATDFRDRADDMQRLGWTEADLGH; encoded by the coding sequence ATGACAACTGATCCCTGCCGTATCTTTCGCAAGATGGCCCGCAACAATACCCTGGCCAATGCACGGCTGCTTACCGCCTGTGGCGGTCTCAAACCGGGTGAATTCGAGGCGCCGCGCACAAGTTTCTTCCCGTCGATCAAGGCAACGCTCAACCATATTCTGACCGTCGATTGGTTCTATGTTGATGCCTTGGAAGGCGGCACCCTTGGCCCAGTGGCCTTTGACAATGAAGAACCTTTTGAAACGATTGACGCCCTGCACAAGGCCCAATCCGCTGTGGATCAGCGTCTTCTAACCCTGTGCGATGCCCTCACCGCCGATGCGCTTGCCAAAGACGTCACAGTGCATCGTGGAACGAGGCTGCAAATTGAACGGTGTGACGATCTTCTCTTCCACCTGTTCCACCACCAAACCCACCATCGCGGCCAGGTCCATGCGATGCTGACTGGCACCAGCGTCAAGCCGCCGCAGCTCGATGAGTTCATAACAGCGACGGATTTCCGCGACCGGGCCGATGACATGCAGCGACTGGGCTGGACAGAAGCCGATCTCGGTCATTGA
- a CDS encoding NUDIX hydrolase, with product MTVERHMIRLDKKPQLFTFRVAGVILQNDHLLVQRSVNEAYWALPGGRAEIGESSEQTIIREMQEEIDRTVNIERLLFTTELFFSFDDYRAHELGFYYLLNMDAPLPFHTDDIVHRVVDGPTDVLFRWVPATAAAFDAFDIRPAFLGNYMGQLPKRVEHLIVDEGVPRS from the coding sequence ATGACCGTTGAGCGCCACATGATCCGGCTGGATAAAAAGCCGCAATTGTTTACTTTCCGGGTGGCGGGCGTGATCCTGCAAAACGACCATCTGCTGGTGCAAAGAAGCGTCAATGAAGCCTACTGGGCCTTGCCCGGTGGCCGGGCCGAAATTGGCGAAAGCAGCGAGCAGACGATTATCCGCGAAATGCAGGAGGAAATCGACCGCACCGTTAACATCGAGCGCCTGCTGTTCACGACTGAACTTTTCTTTTCTTTTGATGATTACCGCGCCCATGAGCTGGGATTTTACTATCTCCTGAACATGGATGCGCCCCTGCCCTTCCACACTGATGATATTGTTCATCGCGTGGTGGATGGCCCCACCGATGTGCTGTTTCGCTGGGTACCAGCAACCGCAGCAGCCTTTGATGCTTTTGATATCCGGCCAGCCTTTCTGGGCAATTATATGGGTCAACTGCCAAAGCGTGTCGAACATCTGATTGTTGATGAAGGAGTGCCTCGATCATGA
- a CDS encoding NUDIX hydrolase — translation MRIAGLAFRNGHVLVHRAVHEKFWTFPGGRAEMGETSQETLRREMAEELGVEARIDRLLWSVENFFHYEGRDWHELGYYYLMHLPDTLPFHEKDIIHRIQDGKNALEFKWAKATKQALTALDIPPYFIADEIETLPQTARHLVWNDGNMDDK, via the coding sequence ATGCGTATTGCGGGCTTGGCTTTTCGCAACGGTCATGTGCTGGTGCACCGCGCCGTGCATGAAAAATTCTGGACCTTTCCCGGTGGCCGCGCCGAAATGGGCGAGACCTCGCAGGAAACCTTGAGGCGGGAAATGGCCGAGGAACTCGGTGTCGAGGCCAGGATCGACCGGCTTTTGTGGAGCGTCGAAAACTTCTTCCACTACGAGGGCCGGGATTGGCACGAACTGGGCTATTATTACCTGATGCACCTGCCAGACACCCTGCCCTTCCACGAGAAGGACATCATTCACCGCATCCAGGATGGAAAGAACGCGCTGGAATTCAAATGGGCAAAAGCCACCAAACAGGCGTTGACCGCACTGGATATCCCGCCTTATTTCATCGCGGACGAGATTGAAACGCTTCCCCAAACCGCCCGCCATCTGGTGTGGAATGATGGAAATATGGACGATAAATGA
- a CDS encoding metallophosphoesterase, which produces MITRRTFFKLLAGSAAGILSLGGYAGAVEPLLRLETTRYKLSPPGWPKGQGLRIVALADFHACEPWMPAERIARICEHANTLGGDVILLLGDYMSGMKLVTGVVPPEQWSKALSVLKAPYGVHAVCGNHDWWQDTEAQLQRLPETMAHRALRSVGINAMSNSAVRLGSDDHPFWVAGLEDQWAYLTGNHRMRGLDDLPGTLAKVTDNAPVILLAHEPDIFPTVPDRVSLTLSGHTHGGQVNLFGWTPVVPSRFGSRYVYGHREEGGRNIIVSGGLGCSVAPIRFGSPPEILVIDLV; this is translated from the coding sequence TTGATAACCAGACGAACGTTTTTCAAGCTACTGGCAGGCAGCGCCGCCGGTATTCTATCGCTTGGTGGCTATGCCGGGGCGGTCGAGCCGCTGCTGCGGCTGGAAACCACCCGCTATAAACTCTCCCCACCCGGCTGGCCGAAGGGCCAAGGCCTGCGGATTGTCGCGCTTGCCGATTTCCATGCCTGCGAGCCCTGGATGCCGGCCGAGCGGATCGCCCGGATTTGCGAACACGCCAACACGCTGGGGGGCGATGTCATCCTGCTGCTTGGCGATTATATGTCCGGCATGAAACTGGTAACCGGCGTGGTGCCACCAGAGCAATGGTCCAAAGCCCTGTCTGTGCTGAAAGCACCCTATGGCGTCCATGCAGTCTGCGGCAATCACGACTGGTGGCAGGATACCGAGGCGCAGCTGCAACGCCTGCCGGAGACCATGGCCCATCGGGCACTGCGCAGCGTCGGCATCAATGCCATGTCGAACAGCGCGGTGCGGCTGGGGTCAGACGATCACCCCTTCTGGGTGGCTGGGCTGGAAGACCAGTGGGCCTATCTGACCGGCAATCACCGGATGCGGGGATTAGACGACCTACCCGGCACGCTGGCCAAAGTGACGGACAATGCCCCGGTCATCCTGCTGGCCCATGAACCGGATATTTTTCCAACCGTGCCGGATCGGGTCTCGCTGACGCTTTCGGGCCATACCCATGGCGGACAGGTCAATCTGTTCGGCTGGACACCGGTCGTGCCATCGCGGTTCGGCTCACGCTATGTCTATGGCCATCGCGAGGAAGGTGGTCGCAATATCATCGTCTCGGGTGGGCTTGGCTGTTCCGTCGCACCGATCCGGTTCGGCTCACCGCCAGAAATACTAGTCATCGATCTGGTTTAA